The Lagopus muta isolate bLagMut1 chromosome 28, bLagMut1 primary, whole genome shotgun sequence genome includes the window TGGTTATGAACTCGTGATTACCAGTGCCCAAGCGCTAGCCTAGCTTACAAGTGCTAGCCAGAGGTGGGGCTCGAACCCACAGTCCCTGCAATCAGACACAGTGCTACAAGGCACCTGTCCTTCCCGGTCATTACCTTCCCGCCCCGCACCCCTGCACTAGTCCACCCGCAGGGTAAAGCCCTCCCGCGTGGGGCGGCCCCTCACGTCTGACGGAGTCCCCGGCTCCTGCGTACGCCTTACGGAGCCTTCCCTTTAAACGTACCTGGTCCGCTTCCACATGGTCCCCGTCTGTCCCCGCAGTGATCCGATGAGTAGCGCTGCAGCGTGTGCCCAGTGCCTCCGGTCCCCCTGCTGGGCACTGCcgggtgcagcctggctccgTCCTCTCCGCACCTCCCTGcacggggcgggcggcgccgaGGACGCGGGGCGGCGGAGCGgtggggcggcggggcggcggagcggcggggcggcggggcggcggggcggcggagcggcggggcggcggggcggtgGGGCGGCTAAGCGCCTCTTTCCCCGCGCCGAGTCCCGCGGCTCCACCGTCGCGCCGGCACCATCGCGCCGACTCCCCGTCCTCGGCCGCCGTTGTCAGAGAGCCCGCGCTCGCCCCCCTCCTCCGTGCTGCCATTGGTCGGTCAGCTGGATGGGGCGGGTGCTCCGCGCGGGGTCCGTTCCGTCCGCGGTCGCACGGTCATTGCGTCATCTCCGCGCGCGTCCCGCATGGCCCAGGCTAGGGCTGCGGGCAGAGGACGAGGATGGCGGGGACACGGGGGACGGCAGTGCAGCCCGCCCCAAGCAGAGTCCAAGTGCCCGCACGGCAGCACCTCCACGAGGAGCGGGTCGGCATCGCTGTGGAGCAGCCGAACCTCTTGGAGGAGGACTTAGAGTCAGGCAGCCGGTCCCAGGCACCGGGCAGCACACTCAAGCGTCATGCAGTCACACTTCTCTCCAAATTCTGTGCTTGATTAAATCCGAAGAAATCTTTATACCATGGTGCTTTCAACCAAATGAtgacaaaatattctttctcaCCACTCACTTCCCTTTTCTGCACTTGAAGCAGCAGCCCGCCGATCATCGGGGGCTCAGTTTGCCATCAGAGATTGTCAGTGGTCATCTGAAGGCTTTGTTGGCTGTCAGAGGGCTCCACTGATCATCAGAGATCGTGTGTCCCTTCCACGCCCCCCCTCTGTGTCTCTCTATGTCACTTCCGCTGTGTGCTTTCCATGTTGTTTCCAGTGGCCCCATGATGGTTTCTGGTATCCCCAAAGCCACCTCAAGCACACCAAGGGGTCCCGGTGTCCCCGTGGCAGAGCTACTGGCATCCTCGTTGTTGGTTCCGGGATGCTCAGAGCCACCATGACCCCACAAAGGGATTCTGGGCTCCCCGTGGGGGTCCTGGTATCTCCAAGCCCATCGTGACCATGTACCCATCACCTCCTGCGCGCATCACCACGTGTCCCATTGATGCCACCATGTCCCCTTCTGAAATGGCAGGAGATTGGAGACCCCCAGACCCGGCAGGGAGGTGACAGGGTTCACCCCCAGCCCCTGGCCACAGAACCGCCTAGTGTGGTTCTGGAGCGGTGCTGTTGCATCCTGCCGCAGAGCAGGGGCTCCTGGAGTCACTGAGGGGACACTGAGGTGTCTCGAGGGGCTGCTGGGGGTCAAgatggaaggggtggagccggAGCTCCAGGCTGCAGGTCTCTGGGGGGTGACTGCAAACCCGGGGATCCCAACCCCTATGGAGTCCCCTCACGTTGCCCCAGGACCTCTCAACCCCTCCAAAATCCCCCAGTGCCAATGGGAACTCCAGCCTCAATGGgactccccatttctccccagaCATAATAAAGCCCCTGGAAGAAAGACAGGACCCCTGGGAATGCACACACCCTCCCAGCCCTTGTTAGGACTCTCCCCATTAAAACAGGAGCCCAGAGAGCCCCACAACCCAACGGGACCCCCAGCCACAACGGGACCCCCAGTTCTCCCAAGACCAGTAAGACCCCCTCCAACAAATCATATAGGAGACCCTGAAGTCCCCGGAGTCCCCAGCCCCAATGAGAGACCTCCTAACCCTCCCACCACCAAGACCATCACCTCCCCCCAAAGTCAGGACCTCTAGGAGCCCCTAACCCCAATGGGATGCCCCCATAATCTTACTCTTTGGGGGCCCCACATTACTCCAGTGTGTCCCTTGGTGGTTGTGGTGCACCCAGCATCCCCCCATTGTCCTCTCCCTGGTGGTTCTGTGCCCCCATGTCCCCTCAGTCCCTGTCCAAGTGGCTCTGGGGGCCCCTGGGCCACCATCAGTGTCCCCCTTTGTTCCCTCCCCAGTCGCTCTGGGTTCCCAGTGCAGAAGTCATCGCTGAAAAATGACAGTTGTGTGTCTGCATCTGCAACGTCGGCTGGAAGTCCTAGGGCTTTCTCACACCTCaattagaaaggaaacaaaagcaggaaaaagacaCTGCAAGTTGAGTGGTGCTGAGGCAGCAATGACTGAAAAGGCAGAGCCCTGTACAGCATCCCCCAGGGAGGGACGCCTGGCAAGAGATCAAATCCCTGCATCTCGCTCTGCAGGTCATCAGCGCGGTGACTCGTCATGCTAGAAAGGGGTGGGGAAAGGGGGACAAGTTGTTCTCCCCACACGCACAGTAGAAGACAGTAACTTTGGCTAAAACAAAATGTGAGAGTCCTCCGCGTAGAAAGAATTTTGTGTCTTTTAATGAGGGATTTGGGacaaatttgaagaaatttgaaggagaaggggaaaggaaatgggGACATCATCCTCCAAGAGAGAAGCAGGACAGCGCAGGGCAGGCAGCGGATTCCCGAGGTGGCTGTGCATAAATAAAGGGCAACCGTCGGCTTCTCAGTTCTCCGCTCACGCACGCTCACGCAGGGTGAGCTGCACCCCGCAGCTGTCAGGGCCGGGCAATGAAGAACAGCACGTCGCAGATAACCTGGGAGACCAAGGAATCCACCGTGGGCGACACGGAGATGTCCAACAGCCGCGACTCGTGCAGCGTGAACTGCGAGCGGCTCTCGCCCACCTCAGCCAGGGCGAGCAGCGCCCGAGCCGCTCGGCGCATCATGTCCACGCTCGGCGGCTCGCAGGGCGCGTTCTGCTCGGGCACCGGGCCggcctggctctgctggcaccGCGCGGCGGCCAGGCCGTCCTCCAAGAAGCCCAGCAAGTCGCCGACGCTCCTCTCCTGCGAGGCAATCGCCCTCGCTGCCAGGCTGTCCCCCTGTGCCAAGGCGGCCAGTAGGACCACCGCCATCTCTCTGCACACTGGGCTCTCTCTGTCGCGGAGCAAACGCAGCAGGCTGCTGTACAGCATCTCCAAGCGGCTGGTGGGGGGAGCCGCGAGGATCAAATCCACGTTGGTGTCCCGGGTGCTCAGTTTGCTGAGCGTTTCCAAAGCCAGGCTCCGAGGGGAGAGGACGGCATTCAACCCCAGTGCTGGAAAAGGGTCCTGGGCCTCTGCTGATGGACACACTGCCCAGTGGAGGAGTCCGTCCACGATGGGCAAGCAGAGGCTTTCTGGGAGAGGGGACAGGTCCAGCTGGCCGGAAATGTTGGCCAGCGTCACCAGTGTGTTCTCACGCAGTTCCTGCAGGCAGTCCCGCCACCACTCCTCCTGGCCGCAGCTCAGCCCCTggtcctgctccagctcctctctctcCAAGCTCAGGGCTGCCTGCTTGCGCTCTGGGTGCTCATGGTGTAAGAGCAGCAGTTTCCCCAAGATCAGCAGCAGCCCAGCGTGTTTGCACATCTCGGCGTCATTGCCCGGCACAAACGACAAGCTCCTGATGATGTTGGAGACACAGATGCAGCGCTTCGCCACAGAGTCCTGCCAGTCGTGGGtgaggcagagcagtgcctcGTCTCTGCTGCGAGGCTCATCCTCCACAATTGCTGAGGAGCTGTCAGATGGAGCAGCCTGCCCTTCCCGAGCATTTCCATTGCTCTCAGCCGCGGAGCGCTCTCTCTTGCTCTCCAAGTGGGTCTGGATGTGCTCAGTGGTATCTCCGCCGccaagctgccagagcaggTGGGCGCTCTCCAACCCACACAGTGAGCTTTGCCCTGGGCAAATACCCACCTCGTACTCCTCCAGGATTCCAAAGACCTCGATCAGGCAGCGCCGCAAATACTCCACCAGGACTTCCAGCAGGCCGGGCAGCTATGGGGGAGGAGAAAAacgggaggggaaggaaggaaagatggaTCAGTGACCACAAAATAACTGAGGTTGCTGTGAGCAATTGGACAACCACTGCATAAAGGGCAGAGATCTGGAGGAGCCGCTTATTAATGGAATCTTTTCATTCTGGCAATAAGCTCTTTGCAAAAGAGAGCTTTCTGTCCGCCCGGAACAGAAACAAGGGTCCCTGAATGTCAGGATCCAGCCTGCTCGTACCTGTGCAAACATGCATGCTCTCGGTTTTTGTCTCCTCTCTGAGTAACGCACAGGAGAGGCAATGCTAAGCAGAGCAGCCTCTAAAGTATAGTGCAACAGTTTTTACAACAGCCTTGCAGGCACGAGGCAAATCATGGAGACAGGCTGCCCCTTCTAGAGGCACCCAAGCCACGCTGCACTCTGACCCGTGCacaaagacagagctgttgcaccaggagaggcgAGCAGCCTTCAGCCCTTCACAGCGCTCTGCTGCAAAGCCCCTCTTGGCCTCCCCACCACGGTTCCCTTTCTGCGATACGTTAGAGGCGACACGTCCCAccagagaggagagaagagccATGCGCTTGCACACCAACCACATGGAAATCCACAGCTCAGCGAGCGCTCGGTGCTGAGCATCTGCACCCACCTGCCTGAGGTCAAAGGACGCGACGCTGCTGTCATCGTGGAGCAGGGCAGTTATGGTGTCTAAGGCCCACGTGCTTTCAGCGAGCAGCCCA containing:
- the LOC125685440 gene encoding AT-rich interactive domain-containing protein 1A-like isoform X3; this translates as MDSSCTPPAKRLKAGMHSVPCSAGQGQPQQQPRALENGTAPSKSASPQPGRGKKKAGPPIPAAHVAPAAERPARKRRAVSFPPGSVEAAKPVLQKRRRLTAADVGAPAAWRVMMSLKSGLLAESTWALDTITALLHDDSSVASFDLRQLPGLLEVLVEYLRRCLIEVFGILEEYEVGICPGQSSLCGLESAHLLWQLGGGDTTEHIQTHLESKRERSAAESNGNAREGQAAPSDSSSAIVEDEPRSRDEALLCLTHDWQDSVAKRCICVSNIIRSLSFVPGNDAEMCKHAGLLLILGKLLLLHHEHPERKQAALSLEREELEQDQGLSCGQEEWWRDCLQELRENTLVTLANISGQLDLSPLPESLCLPIVDGLLHWAVCPSAEAQDPFPALGLNAVLSPRSLALETLSKLSTRDTNVDLILAAPPTSRLEMLYSSLLRLLRDRESPVCREMAVVLLAALAQGDSLAARAIASQERSVGDLLGFLEDGLAAARCQQSQAGPVPEQNAPCEPPSVDMMRRAARALLALAEVGESRSQFTLHESRLLDISVSPTVDSLVSQVICDVLFFIARP
- the LOC125685440 gene encoding AT-rich interactive domain-containing protein 1A-like isoform X1, with amino-acid sequence MNPAAAGSQLRGSVPPQLGAGMRPPAGGMAHRAQGAAAVCAAASAIQNWPPGYPSVNQGGMLGTGPPYGQGTNSMAGVINRQGPPCAMGGNMANGSAGVAASPEVMGLANVKLTPASKRRKRGEETQKAELQSKNPRRPMDSSCTPPAKRLKAGMHSVPCSAGQGQPQQQPRALENGTAPSKSASPQPGRGKKKAGPPISAAHVAPAAERPARKRRAVSFPPGSVEAAKPVLQKRRRLTAADVGAPAAWRVMMSLKSGLLAESTWALDTITALLHDDSSVASFDLRQLPGLLEVLVEYLRRCLIEVFGILEEYEVGICPGQSSLCGLESAHLLWQLGGGDTTEHIQTHLESKRERSAAESNGNAREGQAAPSDSSSAIVEDEPRSRDEALLCLTHDWQDSVAKRCICVSNIIRSLSFVPGNDAEMCKHAGLLLILGKLLLLHHEHPERKQAALSLEREELEQDQGLSCGQEEWWRDCLQELRENTLVTLANISGQLDLSPLPESLCLPIVDGLLHWAVCPSAEAQDPFPALGLNAVLSPRSLALETLSKLSTRDTNVDLILAAPPTSRLEMLYSSLLRLLRDRESPVCREMAVVLLAALAQGDSLAARAIASQERSVGDLLGFLEDGLAAARCQQSQAGPVPEQNAPCEPPSVDMMRRAARALLALAEVGESRSQFTLHESRLLDISVSPTVDSLVSQVICDVLFFIARP
- the LOC125685440 gene encoding AT-rich interactive domain-containing protein 1A-like isoform X2, yielding MDSSCTPPAKRLKAGMHSVPCSAGQGQPQQQPRALENGTAPSKSASPQPGRGKKKAGPPIPAAHVAPAAERPARKRRAVSFPPGSVEAAKPVLQKRRRLTAADVGAPAAWRVMMSLKSGLLAESTWALDTITALLHDDSSVASFDLRQLPGLLEVLVEYLRRCLIEVFGILEEYEVGICPGQSSLCGLESAHLLWQLGGGDTTEHIQTHLESKRERSAAESNGNAREGQAAPSDSSSAIVEDEPRSRDEALLCLTHDWQDSVAKRCICVSNIIRSLSFVPGNDAEMCKHAGLLLILGKLLLLHHEHPERKQAALSLEREELEQDQGLSCGQEEWWRDCLQELRENTLVTLANISGQLDLSPLPESLCLPIVDGLLHWAVCPSAEAQDPFPALGLNAVLSPRSLALETLSKLSTRDTNVDLILAAPPTSRLEMLYSSLLRLLRDRESPVCREMAVVLLAALAQGDSLAARAIASQERSVGDLLGFLEDGLAAARCQQSQAGPVPEQNAPCEPPSVDMMRRAARALLALAEVGESRSQFTLHESRLLDISVSPTVDSLVSQVICDVLFFIARP